DNA sequence from the Ischnura elegans chromosome 8, ioIscEleg1.1, whole genome shotgun sequence genome:
TCCTGGAGGGGGATGAATATCCCTCCATAGGGGTGTAATTTACATCAATACTGTATTCACACCAGCAATCAGGAATGAATATATTTCGAACTCTCGAAGTTATTGCTTCGATTTTCGTCAAATTTGATTGCTCCCAATATTTGGTATGGATGGAAACCCTAGGAAATAAATTTGCATGAATAATATTCGGTGATGCAAGCACTTTGACActtaatattattgtaaatattattattaagacTTAAATGACAAATGTGTGGAACAATTTGACGCGATCTCTCCTTTTTTCATCCGTAATTGGAGTAGTGACACAGTGACCAGCCATTTTGGCCGTACGTCCATTAGATAGAAAAAAAAGCGAGAGTAATCAGCTCTACTTAAGTCACTCGTCCAGTCTCTCCTAACGGTGACTTGTCGCGAGATTTTCCTCAGCTCCTTTTAGACGCCTTCCATAAATTACGTCAGCAGTTTAGGGATCGCGCACGAATGGAGGCGGGGGAggaaaaatccgaagattcaagacACACGCGAGCTGTCTGCCCCCTTGCGGTGGTAGCTTTGGCCAATCGTGTGGGGTCTCTGCCAGCAGGCTTACATAATGAAGTGGCCGACAGTAGTGACACAGGACACCGCGACCGCAAGGCCTGGAAGTAGTGCAGTAGGTCCCCTCACTTTGCGCCGTGAACGCTTGTTGTGGTCGAACTATGTTGTGCGAGTCTAACAGTAATCATTATGATGGTTGGTGCATTTGATGAAATCGATGGGAATCCTAACTCTAGCTAATATTTCTCTTCTCGAAACGGAAAGAAACATTAATGCAttcccaggaaaaaaattaagtgaagaatgattttttttttttaattctttttcctgTAATACAcgtaatattaatatctaaaccaaATCAGCACGCACGCTTTTTTCTCTGAGTATGTAGTCAAAAGCTTcgtttactttttagtgcattttattctgttttttggaaaaaggcgtgtttttcatatttttatttcatttttattttctactttttagttgTGAATCGTGTAATCCATTAAACCAGAGCTATTAAAGAAATTTATAACTTACGCCATTTACTGAGGAAATTTAGAACTAGTTTTCCTTAtggaaattgtaaataaattagagtaccaaatttcaaatatatcatcgatgaatattgtattattattgGAAGTAAGAATGTGTGCCAAATTTCAGGTCGTTAAGACAATggaaagtgggtaaaaaaaatcaattacaagattccaacGATGAAACAAAGAgacgtaagtaaagaaaaaacgTGTAAAAACAGCAAGCGTTTTCCTACCTCAGTGTATTTCTTTACCTTGGTTTTTCCGTGAATAAAAACACTAATTAATTAGGAAAATTAATCCGTATAAACGTTCAGCGCTCAACTCAATTCGAATTTATATGCTGTGCTATTTTAACGTACCCATCAATTACTTACCTTGTTCGCAATTACTTCTCAACTAAACACTCAGTGGTTGGTTTTAAGATTTTTGAACCTTATTACTCAACTCAAAACTCTTACTTAGgttaaaatattatgcattagCAACAATGTTTGCTGTTTAAATCCTTAAATTGAGAATCTTTCTTCAGACATTGTCACATCAGCCAACTTTGCAGCACAGCTTAATTCGCCTAATGGCTCTGGACTGAAGTATTTTTCTTGCAACAATTTTCCTTAAAGTTATGCAGATCAGGTagcctaaaataaatttaaaaactttatcaaGCCAAAGATTAtgatgcgagcttggaattactGTTTAGCATCGCGTATGACAGTTTTCCCTTTTCTAAAATATTCCTTGAAAGAATTCTCGTCTTTTTTTAAAGCTCTGCCTTGAATTTTGTTTAACTCAAGAATTCACCAAATGATTTCCAACATGCTTCTCACGGAGTTCCGTTGGGTCACGTAGATATCCGGTAGAAAAATCGATGTAAGCGGAATTCTTCTGAGAGAGAACCCATTCTACTTTCGATAAACACCGTGATAGTTAGGAACTTTTTATCTTATAAGATATAGGCAATTTGTGGGAAAAATAATTCTTCGGAGTCACGAATATATTCGGTGGACTGCTGATATCCGGCATATAAGATCCAACTGCGATTAGTCTGGATTTCGATTAGAGACCAAATATTTTCGATCGAAATAGACTGTTCAAGCGTTGAAAACTCGGAattatactacctttttttagcGGTAATATAACTTATCAATATTTTTCGAAGGTTTTTAAGTATTGCTGTATCCAGCTGTAAAATAATTATCAGCTGTTTTCGTCGCATTGATTCATTTAAATTCTGTCAGCTATATAAGTTTGTACATGGTAGTCATTTTCGAAATAAGGGTAGCTGTGGGCTGTATTATTAGTATATATCAATGTCTTCTGGTGAGAGATTGTTTTTCTACTCTAATCTTCAggatttcaaagaattttaattGCTAACTCTGTTCGAGAGTGTATCGTTCCATAATATATTTCTGAGGTTAAGCAACATGCATTCTTGTCCTAACATATCAGTTTGGCATAATTCTTCTTTCAGGTGCTGTGGACGCTGATATTGATGCTTGTTTTccgttttcttttaatacttgtaattttgaattatgaataaaataatatgatacgTAGAATCTGACTTAAATAACTCTACCGTAAAATCACTATTAGTTCTTTTTTTCcacttctgaattttttttctttttgtcgaataaattaatttacctcATTAATTATCTAACCCAAAGAAgaagtatgaaatatttataagctATGGCTATATCCCCCCTGGGAACCCTTGAAATAATAGTCATTCTTGTACTTTTTACTCTTGCCTTGTATTTTTCTGCCCTATTCCTTTATTCATGAAGTGAAGTTATGAGGTAAATTCTTACACTTCAAAAACGCCACGGTTAagggcaggggcggtctggccagttcgactggtcggcgatcgccgagggccccgagcttaggagGAAGGggcacaacgctcgcgtctattgtaaacataaaataaatgtgtcaGAAGAATACAGAGAGCTTGATACATTTTCTGAAAAGATAATTGGATTAGGTTATTTTAGAGGctattttagatttcagtgcagtttcaaggaacaaattcactaaataatagagccataatacattattaaattttgtaagctGTGCAATTCTcacatttcatagtatttttcttacgaaatttttctatttttactaacttttgtcttatttttaagagccagaatagcgtcggaatccatttccgggcatgcaatttcttaaaattttgcgTGGGAGGACTCCCGAAACTCCAGGttaggagggccccatcatgagccccagccgagggctcTCGATCACCCCACACCGCCCGTGGATAAGGGAATGCATCACTCCTCCTCGAGCGGTTTTTTTCGAGACGAATTGCTAACTTAGTACGTGTGCTATCAGCTTAAAGTTTTCAGAGCATGtagagtatttaaaaaatctcctacttcaaaaaaataataccgTAGTATTTTCCCAAATGATATGTTTTTGTATTCGAAGTTCAGGAAAGTGTTAGCTAGCGTTTTCTCTATCCACCCTGAAAATTTCGATGTGATGGGATGATTTTTACAAACGAGCAATTCGTTGCAAAAAAGTCTAAGACCGAACGGTGAAGCGGGAGTAAAAAAGGATTAGGTTTGTTGAAAGGGAAGAGTAATATGCAAATGATATAAAACTAGAGAATTGCAAGACTGAAAATGgagaaaatgtatttaaacaaATTACCCTGCCCAAATAATAAAGTATGAAGTTTATATCAATAACGGCAAACCCAAACATGTATTCATGTGCCTTGAACGCATATATGGAGTGATTTTTACGATCACCTGAGCATTTTCTCAGTCAGGTACAGGAATGGCGCTGCGTCCTCGTGATGAGTGAAAGTAATGCGCTTGGGTGAAGGTCATCGCCGCGGATTCCATGCCTCGGCTCCGTTCTGTCTGCTAGTTGTGGAGGACCGCTGGGATCGACTCTCTGCTTGCGGTTTGAACTATTTTTTCCTAGCGTCGTCGTCGTGAGAAGATAAGTGGCCGTCGCTGCAATAGTGGGTCAACTAGTTCCGAAGGCTACCTCAAGTTTCCCTATTTTCTCCGATGAAGAGTGAAATGTCGAACGTCGTTTCGTCGTGCGTGAGCGAGAGTGACAATTCAATCGCATGcgtataaaaaaaacattcgtattcattattttttacttcagaGCCTTCTAATTGTCGCATTAATTACAGCAGAAGCTTTAGTGAAGTCTCTTCGTGCGTTAGCGGGAATGACAATTCAACCGTATGcatctttttaaaaaaactttcgtaTTCATTAGCTTTTACTTCAGATCCAACTAATTTTTGCATTGATTCCAACTGATGCTTCAAATTGAAGTTAAAAAGTAGTCATTCCCAAGATCAATTTGTCTGTTTAAGTGACTTTTATTCGCAGATATATATATTCTCATTCAATTCTCGATCAATGTATGTCTGTTCAAGTGACTTTTATTCGCAGATATATATATTCTCATTCtaaagacaaaaacattaaaaaacttgTTCACGTTTTTCTTTGGTTTGCTGCCTTCAGCCGGCACAAATAAGTATGTCTCATTGTAATTATCTTTATCGGTGTGAACTACATTTATAACTATTCCTGGTCTGAGTGACCCAAATAGAACTTCGGATTAAAGGTTTTTCAACCTCTTCTCGTTAACTTGGGTGAATAACGCTGTGTTCTAGCTAAAACAAATCAACCGTTGTTACTCtctttcctttccatctaccTAAGTCCGAAATCCATGCTTTTATTACTGCTTGAGTACAAAGATACTGTTTCAACTTGAGGAGTGATAGGCTAGATCTGCACAACTCTACAACTAGATCTACCGATGGATAATAGGATTATACCAATGGATCGTGGTGATTactagagtttatattactacagAAGACCCCACCATCTCCACTCCCGCGACTCCTTTGATTCCCGCGGGTCCAcgtaaatagtggcgctccaAGCGCTAAAACACTTATTAATATgcgtattagcccgcaagagatacgcCAAGCGGCGGATGTAAtcttttattgctaaaaaaattaagctcGTCGATAGTTGTCATGAGCTTAATTTTTAGCAATGACATGACAACTATCGACGAGCTTAATTTGTAGCAATAAACGATTAAATTCGCCAAGTTACATATCTCTTGCGGATTAGCAAGGAAAGTCCTTCAAGTATCACCACCAGATCTTAAAATTTTGCTAGGTGGTAGAAAATGGATACCCGAGGTACAGTTTTGatttcagccgccaacgctctATACTTTTTGAGATATTAGCTACGGAAAGTACGAGGAAAACGCCTTTTATGCAATCCGCAGCACAACAATACACAGACAGTGCTCTTCGTCCTAGCAACtgagtataaaggccgttttacacggtacacggaattgcgcaatctgacgtacgtgcgaaggcgcaatcaaaattgcgtcgtgtaaaggccgttttacacggtacacggaattgcgcaggttagagctgcattaatttctaaaatggcgtggaattgcgcgaatgcatgaacgaaattagaacaggggctattttgccgtctcgcgtccacgcattctcgcatgtgttcttgcaattcgccgctttacacgatgcaattttgattgcgccttcgcacgtacgtcagattgcgcaattccgtgttccgtgtaaaacggccttaaagcggtgaattgctagaacacatgcgagaatgcgtggacgcgagacggtaaaatagcccatgttctactttcgttcatgcattcgcgcaattccacgccattttagaaattaatgcagctctaaccctcgcaattccgtgtaccgtgtaaaacggccttaaggggcTATTGTTGCGCTGAGAGTTGCATAAAGTTAGGAGTTGTCCTGTTaatttccgtcgctaatatctatAAGATCATAGTATTAAGCGTTGGCGGTTGCAACAAAAATTACACCCCACCATTTCCAATCACAtagaaaaatttgaacgagatctggtcgTGACACTTCACTTGCAAGACGAATATTGATAAGTATCCTAGCCACTGGATCGCCACTATTTACGTCGACCGGCGGGAATAGATGGAGTCGCGGAAGTGGAGAATCCTGTTTACAATATTGATGATCGTGGTTTTCAATCATTTAAACTTGTGTTACAAGGAGGCTCTATTAAAAGAGGCCCAAGAACGTGGCggttaaggtagtttgagcgaaaaatcaatcattatAGAATTCTGAGATTTCTATCTCAATGCAAAGAAAAAGTCTTGCTCTTTCCaatgatatcataatatacaccccttaccgggctaaattcagagatatttgtgaGTAAAGAGAAGCTGATTTACATGGCATAGATGGGAGGCATGCGCTTCGAcgacagaatttatttaaatagaattaTTTCTCGTACATAGAAATCGACAAAAAACTAACTGAGTGTAGTtaacttcatttatgaatttttggtcacATTAAATTCATAGGTCAccggtagtataattaaaatatttgaaaaaaacttttcgtCGAACAGGCATTTCCTGCAGACGACCGGATGCCGAAAGATTCGGTTTGGCAACGCCGCATAAGAATTAAATGTAAGCAAATATGATCGCAGACGACAGCATACCAGAAATAAACATAAATGGAGATAATTGATTGCGTACGAGTTTAGTTTACTGATTTTCCATATTGTCGCAGTAAATTCCATGTACAAAAACTACTTCGTGGTGGACATTTGGAAGTGAATCATGAGATTCGCGATTCCTGATACTATTTGGGTTGCTGTAAACTTCGAGTGAAGAGATTTCTTATGTGTATATAAATATGATTTGGTGGAAGGATGTAACCGATTTGACGCACACTTCAGTTTTCTGCGTATTTAATTGTCAAAGTAAGATTCTCCATCCGCATTAATGAACTTGCCATCTGTGACGAAAGCGAGTGGTTCAAACCATCTTACAGGTATGAGCCGTGCGGGAAACCTATTGAACACCGTGAGCAGGTTGTTATCTTCAggtaattttcatatatttaagccAACGCAGTCCGAACCTTACATGAAAATGAACGGACATAATTATTAGCGAGATACGAATGTAGTCATGCGTTTACACGCAAGTTAAACAACAGCACATTACGTATacggaaaaatgtttttgaatcatCTCCCCCAGGGAAATCAGAATTCATCTTACAATGCATAAAACCTACTAAACTTGTTGCCTTAACCGAAATTGAGGAacctttctaaaaaattaatgtataaccaGCCCTCCGAAATATTAGCATTGCTTGGCATCGACTTTAAATAACTTTCCTTCCACGTAGTGCAAAATTACAAGACTTGCCCCGATGGGAAGTTCTTGCTCCAATAACTGTAGACTTTCACGTCATGAATGCTGAATTCACTACCAACAATTCAATGAATCCAATCTTTAGATAACGCATAACCGACGTATAAATTAATCTACCATTAATAGTATTATGGGGTCTCAAAGGATGTTCATCTTGCAATTTCCTTACAACAATCCCTTAGGAACAAGAACTTCACACCAAATATACTTTTGCTTACATCATTACAAAAATACTAAGTCAAAGGTAAAATATCCACCATGATCATAAAACTATTCTAAATTAAGCTTGCCATTCATCTCTATGCCTATTGTAGTGCCCCCTTACCTTTAGTTAAACTGGATACGATTTCAACGTTCTGCTTTTCATCTCAAGGCCCTATTTTGGAAATGTATGCACTTAGTTACCAATTTTGGGTGCGTAGGAAGGAAGTAGACAGAAAGTGAAATATGACTACACTCTTGGTatacatattcattattattacgtaacaaaaattacaaaatattttttagaaaaccaCTCTACATACAATGTCACATAAATTTAGcaatatacatttcattttcacaaaGTGTTGGCCAAGAACATAAGATAGGATAGCCAGGGCTCACAAGATACATTAAATTGGCTACTACATACTTTGCTTCTCTCCATgagatatttttcaacaattttattattcaagctagcatgtgattaataatgaaatatgatttttcctggagtataggtcatttatacaaaagttagcagccaacaacgtttcgatttattttcttaaatcatcttcagggctatgttagaaaaattgtgaaacagtataaaatacagagaataagtcTTATtagtcttattctctgtattttatactgtttcacaatttttctaacatagccctgaagatgatttaagaaaataaatcgaaacgttggctgctaacttttgtatatatgacctatactccaggaaaaaccatattatatattaaataaggtcaagaaacagaaaaaaataatatttaataatgaaagataCTTTGTTTCTTCAACAGgctaataaaaatcttttttctattttattaccggtttcagcTACTACACCATTagtatttgataatgatattatagatgaaactggtaataaaatagaaaaaaatttaacctgtGGAAGAAactaagtgtctttcattattaatatggagtccTCCCACCACGTATGTGCTCCAAGTTTCAATCTAGTTTGTGATGACTGTTTCCTCAGAATTCCAGCCTAGTGGGATTTTGTCCATTAATTCAGTTACAAAAATTCTGTTCAGGGTGACACAGTACATTCTGCAGAAATGGGCAGAGGTTAATAAGacaaagaataatttctttgctaGTATTCAGCCCTACCTATGCCATGTGTAGACAGAAGCAAAAAAGGGCCATCCTGGCTGTCAAAAACATTGGAGTGGCAGCTCAAAAGCTATGGAGCCACATACTGCAGCAAAATTAATATCCTGCGATGAAGATTTTTTGAGTGACAGCTCTCACAGGAGGGGACCTCATCGCAGGTACAAACAAAAtactgtgttggtatgctggaatgggaagattctcagcagtgaccaaaccccagcctctccaccggaaacccttcacaatcACTCGCTCAACTCTGAAGGAACCTTTGTAAGGGTTTGGGGGCCTAActaaggctgcttccgttgaGTAAACAAACACACAACCACTCATTGTAATAACAACACACAATCACTCATAGTAATAACAACACACATCACTCACCCACACAATCACTCAAACACACAATCACTCACAAAACTTACTCCGTGGGCTAAACTCCGGGAGAAATGCTCAAAATTGAGCAATGGTAATGTCAGGGTACCATGAATTACCAATGAAATCCTTGCTACCCTTGTAACAATGGAATAGCATAATTTTCTTGCCCATCAAAGTGTGCAAAGACATTGATCAGACCTATGGACAAAATCCCACTAACAATTCAGGAGGAAATATCTAGAGTCAATCTTACCCAAAGGCGTTGATGCATTAACCAGAATAAAAGAGAATCACCCAAAAGAAATACATGGATAGATTGCCCAATGTTATATCAGGCAAACCTTAATACCCATACAGTAAACCTGAAGATACTGGTTTAAACACTGGGGAGACATCTGTCATCACAAACCAGACGATGTGGGGGGAatctgaaaaaagtttttaaaaatctctattaGACTTTATGTTACAACCATTTCTAccatatacatttaaattatgcTACACATTAAGCATAAGATAATGCCAGTCTTACCCTTTTTATTCAAGCTTTCTCAACTCCTCTAGGTGTTCACTAATAGCCTGAATTATTCTCCTTCTGGTCGTAACTCGTGGCTTCCCATTGATACTCTCACCTAAGAGTAATCTAATTCCCTCAGTACCAGATATATTGAATATTTCCACCAGCTTCTCCAAATCAATACCAGCTGTGGCCATTTTGGAAATCATTGAGCTTGAAATAACTCTCCCTAGGGTTTGTAATGTTGCCACCTTCTGCGCCTTCCTTACAGCTTGCAATTTCCTGTTATTCAGTTCCTGTAAAGATAAAGAATTAGTAAGGAGTACTTCATTACTTATCTCAAAATGTCTTATGAGTCCATCTAGTAATTGGCAATCAATCATTGCATTATGGGTTCCACTCTTTATTCGTTGCCATTCCTCCCCTTGCAGGTATACTGATGCAAGCTCTTCAAGTTTTCTGCAACTACCCTGACTAATGAGCTTCAATGAGTCAGTAACCCCATACACACTTTTCAAAAGATCGTCGCTCAGGTCCAACTTCTGCAGCCATGATAAAATGCGAGGAGCATCAAATCGGACAATGTTGTGCCCAACTAACACCACCCTTGACTCAAAACTGGATAAGAAACTGATGAATTTCTCACCAACAACCCTTGGAGGGGTTGTTTCAACTCTCTGGTTGTATAGGAAAAGTTCTCCATTAACAACCCTTAACCCTGTCTTCTCTGCTGCAATTGGATGAAATGTTTTGCTGGGCatcatgtaataattaaattcacaTTGCCCACTTTTACATGCAAGCTGCACAATATCTGCAGTGGAGGCAAATCCAGTGGTCTCAATGTCCACAATTACAAATGTCACCTCATTTAGAGGTGGTGGCAATTCTCTTGTCGTCTCCTCTAATAAAGCACAGCCTAGATCAGCTTCCATAGCAGATTGGTAACATATTCCCTCTCTACTTTCATGTGATGATATCTTTTGCTTCTGCAATGATTTCAGAAACAACCTACGTCGCTTCACAGGGACTGTTACTTGCCTCCTTACTTTGGCctttattttctcttccattctGCTGGAATAGGACTTAGTGAGACTACCAGGGGAGAGGTCCAGCTTCCTGTTTATGCCAATAACATGTTTGGGGCCTAAATTCTTCTGGCAGGCAGCAGCAGCCACTCTTATATTCAAGGCAGCAGATGAACCATAGTGGCGGTTCTTAGGAGCCCTTATTGCTACCATTTGGTTGAAAGACTCATTTGCCTGTGAAGAACCACCAGGAGCAATTTTACTAGATTCTGCTGCAAAGCTTTCCAATATCTTTTCTAGGGCTGATTTAAGGGCACGCCCTTCAAGTGGTTTCCCACGGGGCAAACTTTTGTGAGAGTAATTGTCAGTGTCCCCTTTACACCACTCTCCACACCCTTGGTGATCCCCAAAAGCATGATTGGCAATATTAATGATTGCCCTTCTTGTTCCCTCTTCATCTCCCCTGTTTTGGTCCACAGCATATGAGAAACATCTCTTCAAATATGGTATAACATTTCTGCCCAAGAGCTGCCGATGACTTGCAGAAGCTCGATATAGCCAAGAAGAGAAACGCTTCTTAGTATGGTTGATATCAGCCCATTTCTGTACAGAGTGCTGCGACTCCCTTTGTACAGCTGCCAGCGTTGAGGAGTCACCATCTCCTATGAGAGTTGTCACTCGAACACCAGCAGTCAAAAAATCTTCATTGCAGGATATTAATTTTGCTGCAGTATATGGCTCCATAGCTTTGGAGCTGCCACTCCAATTTTTTCGGCAGTCGTGATCGTTCTTGTCATGCCCCTGACTACACATTGCACAGGTAGTGGTACACACGTCAAATGCAAGAACTTTTTTGGAGCGGTATCCAATGACAGATCCATGCCCTGcaaatgcaaaaagaaattttaatcgtTAATATAGAGGGacaaataatacataatttatttctcagaaaatataatgaaaccaACCAGATTTACTGTCATATGACCGCCCATTGCCTCTCTTCTGCCACCCATAGTCATAAGAGGCAATGATATCTACCTCAGCCCCATCACTGCCATGCATAGGAGACTCTTCACTCAGAGTCGTggcactgaaataaattatgtagacTGAATGAGATGCCACATATTAGCCAAAGAACTACATTCAGAATTCTGTGACTGGGTAGAATTGTTACTAAGGAATGGAAATAGTATAATGACAATGAAGGTAATCTACCACTTCACTTATGATGTTACTGATTCAACATTAGAAAGGAATATTGGTTATGTGTAAGACTTTTATACTCTAtcatcctatctatatacagcccttgtggtgactgactgactgatggatacaaattcccgaccacttctagaagtactggagagctgaaatttggcaggcgtgcggggattccgaaatgatccggaggaaaaatccgaaaaccggaagtttccgccacgtgtcgtcgctaggacgacaaaatggccgaaatcgggctttttccggtgaccatctttcggtttttattttactgcgcgcgaaccgtgcgtgccacacgagtcgttaatgcattttttgaaagctgataaacgtaggcacgtaattaagtaaatttattagtttccaattgagaaagttacagctaaaatggcgtccaaaaattgatttttcgaaaaaaatatcaaactttcccctcccctcgacttaatttaaggtgttggataacgaaaatgattattatatatgctcataacttCGTCTACGAAATAGagttaacaattttctttcattgtgcttggttactcagaaaaaaattaaagtattccgaaaatcaccgaaaattacgattcccaaaagattaacacaaggttttgtcaatttttacccgactgatttctttcaaactttgtagttacatacaactatgaattgtctttcagaaatCATAAACATcttgtaaatgatttaatggatttaaacgcgaaaaaataaaaatggcgggcactactcacttttttcggggactggtttccttatttttgtattactcctgaaatatggagttcatagggcacactactgttagatatgacagcaaatgaatgtgaccatatggtatcgtcatatttaaaccccccgaaaccctcta
Encoded proteins:
- the LOC124163262 gene encoding uncharacterized protein LOC124163262, whose translation is MKPSRSKDGRFVRKKEFEKRQKASSRAKVKRESSPKIEANPRFTLEGRRIVDVNLLAKQMNCDSCLKPLSFANIEGELRRGLASIWTVRCSFCEQLKKVATSTAVHCAKSSYAQYAVNCKAAIACVVSGVGHEQMNRVLATLNIPPVANSTWKRYERSVGPAVEETARESCQKAVEEEKLLTLTSTPATTLSEESPMHGSDGAEVDIIASYDYGWQKRGNGRSYDSKSGHGSVIGYRSKKVLAFDVCTTTCAMCSQGHDKNDHDCRKNWSGSSKAMEPYTAAKLISCNEDFLTAGVRVTTLIGDGDSSTLAAVQRESQHSVQKWADINHTKKRFSSWLYRASASHRQLLGRNVIPYLKRCFSYAVDQNRGDEEGTRRAIINIANHAFGDHQGCGEWCKGDTDNYSHKSLPRGKPLEGRALKSALEKILESFAAESSKIAPGGSSQANESFNQMVAIRAPKNRHYGSSAALNIRVAAAACQKNLGPKHVIGINRKLDLSPGSLTKSYSSRMEEKIKAKVRRQVTVPVKRRRLFLKSLQKQKISSHESREGICYQSAMEADLGCALLEETTRELPPPLNEVTFVIVDIETTGFASTADIVQLACKSGQCEFNYYMMPSKTFHPIAAEKTGLRVVNGELFLYNQRVETTPPRVVGEKFISFLSSFESRVVLVGHNIVRFDAPRILSWLQKLDLSDDLLKSVYGVTDSLKLISQGSCRKLEELASVYLQGEEWQRIKSGTHNAMIDCQLLDGLIRHFEISNEVLLTNSLSLQELNNRKLQAVRKAQKVATLQTLGRVISSSMISKMATAGIDLEKLVEIFNISGTEGIRLLLGESINGKPRVTTRRRIIQAISEHLEELRKLE